The segment CCGTATGGACTTTCCGCATTCCAAAATAAGAAGATACATGGTCTAGAACACCTTTTTGTTGATCTTCCAGTTCTAACTCTACATCAAATAAGTTAGGGGTACGAGGAGACCAAGTCCAGCCAACATCATGAAAGTTGCTGCGGAAAATTGTTTTATCATATATATCCACTGTTCGAATGATTTCTTGAGTGGCAACTTTAATAACATCCTCAACTAGTAACTCGCCCTTGAATGAAATAGAATACCTAATATATTGATTTGCCGCTAACTTATTGATTTTTATAGAAATATCTACTGTTCCGTTATCAATATTAGGTGTGAACTTTACGTTTTTTATAAAGAACTCTTCAACCGGCTCTAGCCATACTGTCTGCCAGATACCGGTAGTATTGGTGTACCATATACTTGAAGATTCTGGTTTCCAGAATTGTTTCCCACGAGGAATCTCTTCACTATCATGAAAGTCTTGTACTCGTACAGTCAAGATATTATCGTTTTCTTTTACTAATTGACTAATATCAAGTGAAAACGGAGTGTGTCCACCAGTATGTGTTCCTGCTAAAAGACCATTCACATATACTTCTGCTTGATAATCTACTGCCCCAAAATGGAGTAAGCACCGCTTGTTTGGATTTTCCGTCCAATTGAATTGCTTTTGATACCAAACAATATCATGAATTTCTTGACTGTTAATTCCACTTAATTTAGTTTGATAAACAAAAGGAACTTGAATTTTTTTATCAAAGACTTCTGGTTTAACAAACCATTGATCTCTTTTTCCCATGTCCTTATCATCAAATGCAAATGCCCACTCGCCATTTAAATTTTGCCAATCTTTCCTGACAAATTGCGGACGAGGATATTCACTTCTCATTTTTTCTACCTCTCTTTTTAACAAATTTTATTTGATTGCTATGCAATATCATCTCTTTTTCACGATTCAATTAACCTTTGTATTAGCAATAACCATTCGCTTCATTGCTTTATTTTTAGCAAAGTAAACTACACCTGTTGCAATACTTAGAACCATTGCAGGTATATCTAAGATAAAATAGGAAAATATCCCTTGTGCCAATAGAAAAAAACCTATTTTTTTAGCAATTTGCTCATCTTTCAAATAACGTTTTGCTATCACAAGGTTCATAATACCTAAGCCAATCAACAATGAACCAAATGTACAGGTTAAGGTAAACATGCTACTGTTTAATGTTTGACTTGCCTGACTAGACATTTCACTAGCTATTTTTCCACTCAAAGGAGCTAATTTATATAATCCAAAATATAAAATTGTTATCAAGCCATCGATAATTTGCCAGATACCAATTGTACAAACCATTCGTCGTTCAACTTTTCTATCCAACTAGAATCATCCTTTCACACCTGCAGACAATGACATAGACTGTAGAAAATATTTTTGTGCAAACAAGTACAAAATGAACGTTGGTACGATAGCTATCAATGCACCTGCCATCAGCAAAGTTGGTTTGGATACATACATTCCTTGTAATAGCTGCAAGCCAGATGTAATCGGCATTTTTTCGATATCATTAAAAACGATTGAAGGCCATAAAAAGTCATTCCATGATCCAGTAAAGGCAAATAATGAAACTACTAATAGTACTGGTTTGATTAGTGGTAAGATTATTTTGAAGAAAATTGTACCCTCACCTGCACCATCAATTTGAGCAGCTTCATCAAAATCTTTTGGAATATTATCCATAAACTGTTTCACCAAGAAAATATTAAACACACCTGCCGCACCCGGGACAATCATAGCTAATGGTGTATTTACCCAACCAAGAATATCAATTATTTTATATAGAGGAATCAGATTCACAACACTTGGGAACATCATTGTGGCTAACAAGAATGAAAACAACGCATGTTTCCCCTTAAATTTCAAGCGACTATACGCAAAAGCTGACAGGGAAACGACAATCAATACCAACAGAGTATGCGAAACAGAGATTAATAGAGAATTCATAAACCAGCGAATTATTGGAGTACTTGTATTATTTATCAATAACTCTTGATAATTGGTCAAAACCCATTCAATCGGCATGACTTTAAATCCAGAAGTCATAAGTTCCATTTCTGATTTAAAAGATGTTAATACCCCATATCCCAGAGGAATAATCCAGATACATGCCATCGCAAATAAGAATATAAAAGCGACTAACTGTGAAATGGAAAATCTTTTCTTTTTACTCATCATATATTCCCCCTAGTCTTCCTTACGTAACAATTTAAACTGGATAGCTGATACGATCATAATACAAATCCCCAATATAACCGCCATAGCTGAAGCAATACCAGCGATTGATTGTCCTGAGCCAAAAGCATTTTGCTGAATGTACATTAATAATACTCGTGTGGAATTGGCTGGCCCTCCACCTGTTAGCATCAATGGTTGACCATAAATATTGAATTGAGCAATAGTTGTCATCACTAACGTATATAAAATTTGACCTTTGATTGCAGGCAGTGTGATTTTCAGAAATTTTTGAATTGAACTGGCTCCATCAATATCTGCAGCTTCATAATAATCTTTGGGAATACCGTTCAGTGCAGCCTGATAAATAACCATATTGCCTCCAATTGTCCACCATACAGTCACAATAACAAGAGTCACCCATGCATATGGTTGTGTACTAGTCCAAGGTATATCAGACTCCAACATAGTATTTATTGGTCCATAATTAACATTGAAAATCAATGTCCATATGATTACTACTGCTGAAATAGCAAAAAGAGAGGGCATATAGAATATTGATTGAAAAATTTTTCCTAGTTTGGGTTTTGTATTTAGAGCTGCTGCTAATACTAATGGTACTGCTATACAAAAAGGAACTGAAAAAAGTACGAATTTAAAAGTGTTTAATAAACCTATACGCAACTGTCCATAAAAAGTGGAATCCTTTTGGAAAAATAATTCCTTATAATTGTCTAATCCTATAAAAGTCGGAAGCCCAAATAAATCCCAATCAGTAAAAGATACATAGATTCCAAAAATAACAGGAATTAGAAAGAAAATGGTAAAAATAATCAGATGGGGCGCTATAAATAACCATGGTATTATTTTTTTTGTTTGATGATGCTTTCCTTTATTTGAAGTAGCTATTGTTTCAGTATTCGTTGCCAACATAGCATATTTTCCTTTCTTAAATAATTGAATAAGAGAAAGTTTTCCTAGCTAATATTCTCTCAATAAGAGTATGTAAAGAAACCCTTTCTACTCCCTTACTTTTTGTCTAAAGCAAAAACCGAACTATATAATTACATCATTTTTTAATACTTTGCGTTCGAGGTAATAAACAGTTTTGTAGTTTAAATATAGTCCGGATTTTGCCCTCTATATCACAATTGCTTGATATTATTTATTAGAACTGTCTTTGGCAATTTTATCTGCTACTTCTTTTTGCATACCTGATGCAAAATCATCAACTGACATTTTTCCAAATACAACATCTAATGCATGAGCATCTAAGTACTCAGCTACATAACCGTTATACTTGTAATCAAAAATTTTCAGTGTCGCTTGTTCCTCTGGTGTATTAACAAATAGGGATTGTTCCATATCTGTATATTCACTATTGTCTAACAGATCTAATGTCGCTGGGTTTTGTCCTGCTTTCGCCCATTCTAAAGAATTGGTACGTACCCAATCCAAAAATTCCATAACTCCTTTTGTTTTCTCTTCAGAACGATCTTTATTTTTGAACATAACAAATTGATGAGACGATGCCCAGTTTACTGCATTTGAAAGATCATTACTTAATTGAGGCGAGTTTGTCAATCCCCATTCAAATTTTGCTTCTTTTACTTGATTACGCATCCAAATCCCTTCAGGATAAAGAACCATCTTACCTGCTAAGAATAGTTGCGCTGGATCTTCACCATCACGAGTAGTAATCTTTTCCTTGTACATATCAGCATATCGTTGAATCGCTTTTTTTGTAGCATCCGTATCCAGAGTAGGTGCTGTACCATCCTTACTTAACTCCCCGCCTTCTTGAGCAAATAAGGATAAGAAATTAGGTTTTGCCCATGTAATCCCTAATCCTCGAATACCATCATTATCTGCTTTCTTACCAATTTCTTCTATTTCATCGAAAGTAATAATATTATCATCTAAAGCAGATGGTAAATACTTATCCAATAATTCCTTATTATAATAGATACCCCAACTATGAATATCTAATGGGACGCTATACCGAGCACCATCAATTTCTCCTAGATTCCATGCCTCTGGGACATAATTCTCATCTTTTATATCGGAAAAATCTTTTAATGCATCATTAAAAGTTACTAGCATGTCATTATCTTTGTATTGTTTAATACGTTCCGCGTGAACAATATTTAGATCAGGAATATTTTTACCTGAGTTAACAACAGTAGGAATTTTTGTATACATATCAGATTCTTTAAGTGAGACATTTTTTATTTTGTATTCCGGATCTGTTTTATTATATTCATCGACCATCTTTTTTAAATTTTCGCCATCAGCACCCACGAAAGGATTCCAAAAAGTAATTTCGCTCTTACTATTCCCAGCATTTGTTGAAGATGAATCTCCTCCACCACATCCTGTCAATAATGTAAATCCTGCACCAGCCATCAGTACCATTCCTGCTATTTTTTTTGTATTCATTTTTTCCCCTCCGTTTTACTTTTAGGTTAAACATACTTTTATAAATACTTTTTTTAAATTAACAAAAAAGTATTTATAGGTATTAAACCATTGTACAAACTTAAATTATCATCCAATGAAAGCGATGTCAATACTGTCATTTAGCTATTTTGTAAAAACAACTTTACAGTTAAATAGATATTGCATTATAATAAAAGTGTTACTACGATATTTTACTTTTCAGTTAAAGGAGTCTGTATATAATGGAACTTGATCTCGAATCGCATTCTTTACCTGTTTATGAATCATTAGCCAGTAAAACTCGTTTAAAGATGCTAAAGTACATTGGTAATAGAAAAAGAAGTATCGGTGAGATTTCGGAATATTTAGGAATGAGCAATGCTATCGTAACTCGACATGTACAGCAGATGGAAGATGCCGGATTATTACATTCTGAGCGAGGCGTAGGCATCAACCGAAACAAAAAAATGGTATATTTGAAAGTTGATGATATTCATATTGTTTTTCCTGAAAAAGTCTATCAAGGATATAAACTTCATCAAACAGAATTAAAAATCGGTCATTTTGTGGATTTTTCTATTTCACCAACTTGTGGACTGGCGACTCCTCAAGAAGTAGTAGGGAAAGCAGATGATCCTAAATACTTTATGGATACCAAGCGTGTTGATGCCGCTTTGTTGTGGTTCAGCGAGGGATTTGTAGAATATAAGATTCCAAATATGTTAACAGACGATGAAGATCCTAATATGTTAGAAATAAGTTTCGAAATCGCTTCAGAGTTTCCACTCTCAAATAATATTTGGCCTAGTGACATCTCCATTTATGTTAATGATATATTGGTTGCTGTTTATACTGTACCTGGAAATTTCTCTGATACTCGGGGTCGTTATACCCCTTCTTGGTGGAATAGCAATTTTAGTCAATATGGTTTGTTGAAGCATGTTCGGATCAATAAATTAGATACTGGAATTGATGGGGAAGCCTATTCTGATATTACTATTGATGATTTAGAACTCACTAAGCATCCATTTATTAAGCTTCGATTCTCAGTAGAGTCAAACGCTATCAATAAAGGAGGTATGACACTTTTTGGTAAAGGATTTGGAAATTACAATCAAGATATTCTCATCAATACGTATTATTTAGAGAAACAATCTTAGAATTAAATGTCTCCCACACAATTTCATAAAAAGAACACCCAAAAAAATCATTGATGATACGTTCCTTAAGCCTTTTTTGACTAAAAAGCAAATTTAAAGGACGTATCATCAATGACACAAGTATATTTTCATACGAGCGAAGATGTTCATAATTTATTGTAGAAAACAGCACTAATCAAACGAAAAAATATTTTGAATATCTTTTCAATCAACTTGTGAAACAATACCTCTAAACGAAAGATTTTTCAATACCACAGATGTTCTTGGACGATTTTATGATTTCTTTGCTGCAAAGCTTGTATACGAGCTTGCAGTAACTTTTGTCTTCCTAATAAATTTCTTGTGTAAACAAGGCGACAATTTCTTTGTTTCCGCTTGATTTCTCGTAGAAAACTATTAGCAGCTTCTTTATTGCGCGCTAAATCCTTCGGAACAGCAAAGTAGCGATTATTAATTTCTACTAAATAACGAGTATCTTGCACCGGCTCTAACAGTTCCATTAGTGCTTCATTAAAAAAACGTTCTTCTTGGTACGTTCCATTTTTTATCCGTACAGTAAACTGATCTTCATTAAAATCAATGTAAAGGCTGATATTTTTAGAAAGTTTTTGTTGCTCTTGATAAGTGGACAGTAGGGACTTGGCAAAAACACTGCGTAAGCCACATTCCTTCTTCCATAAATATCTGGTTCGCTGCTGACGCAAGTATAATAAAAAATCACCTTGAAACAAAGCTCCCCAGAAAGATAGCCGGGTATTCGCTAGCTCTGAATATTGTTCTTTTTTTGATTGAAATTCACTACTCGTAGCTTCTTGTCTAACAATTATCGGCATAGAAAGATGGGTTCCTTTGCTCAAGGATTCTTCCCAAAATTTAGTTAATAGCGACCGTTGCTGAGCAAAGAAAAAATTTTGCTGATTATAATTCTCTAAATTTTCTTTTGTTGGTTCATTTGGAAAATTAAAACGCGCTTGACCGCTAGTGATAGTATCAGGAATTTGTTGGTTAGAAATACCTTCGATAAATGACAGTCTGCGCATAATCGGAGAAAGCTCTGGCTGCTCCTTCCAAGAAACTTCAGGTACGTAAACGCCCAAATGCCATAGATGACTAAGCGATTTATTGTTAGCGGAACGTAGCGCACGTCCTCGCAGCTGCTGCACCTGCACAATGGAACTAGATTTATTTCCTAAAACCAGCGTATTTACACTCGGACAATTCCACCCTTCCCCAAGCAAAGCAATCGTTCCAATCAAACAATTCAGAATCTTTTGATCCAATAGAAAAGTCACCTTTTGAAGGAACTCGCGACGGTTTGCATCTGTCAATTTCAATCGCAAATACCCAGGGACTTCCGTAAGTTTATGAAAATTAGCCCGAGGAAAATATTTTTTTACGACTTTTTCAGACATAATTATAAAACGACCACAAATCATTCCTAGCTCTGTCTTTTCTTGTATCAGAGTTTGGAGACTGAGAAATTGCGGTACAGTACCATAATAATTTGGGTTTTCCGGAAAATCCAAGGCCTCTTCACAAATTCGATCAAATAATACAACTCCACATAGATCCTCTTCAAGATACATTTCTTCTTTAATGATGATTCGATTAATAGCAGCTATCTTTTCTTGTGGGCTTTCTAATAAGCGGCCCTCTGGAAAATCAGGATAAAGAGATAAACCTTCTTCTTTGAGCCAATGTACTTTTTTTAAAAAAGCAAAAATTTCTAATTCTGGATACGTTGACAGTAACCATTGATAAAGTAATTTTACTTGCTCTGGGGAAACATCTGGAAGATGCCATTTACGTTTAAAGCCCAGTACTCGCCAATGACTTGCGGAAATTCGGAAACCGTTTCTATCTAAAAACAGCAACATCGCTACATAAAAATCAAAATCTTCATAGATTGCTGTTGTATGTTGCAACGGATTGGTAATATAAGGGTGTTTACTAATTATTCCCACACTTTCCTCATCTGTAAGTAGTCGATCGATAATCTGGTCTTGCTTAGCGAGAAAGGAAGAATAGCTGTTTTTCCCTTGAGAATCTGCTTCGATAAAATAGACAAAATCTTGATAGGGAGTGAGGACTTTTTTATCGATCAATTCCGTTGCTGAGATTTCCTCATCAATTGGTCCATTTAGTTTTAGGTAGGACTTCCATTCTCTCTGAGTACTATCCAATGGCGATGTCGCGGTTAAAGAAAGACTTTTCAAGGAAGGCGCACTATTCTTTAAGGAAAGTACTACTTCACCCCAATTTTTCTTCAGATGATGCGCTTCATCCAAAATCAAAAACTCAATGCCCTTCCGAAGTAAAAAATCGGGATCTTCTTGCAACTGTAGATAGAGAGTTTGATAAGTTGCAATAGTAATTTGCCCCGGTACCAAAAGATCTATACTGATATGAATATTAAAAAAGCTCTTCGTTGTAGCTATCCATTGTTCTCTTAGCAAAAGCGCGGGAACTAAAATCAATGTTTTTCGCTTTAATTCTTCAAAAATCGCTAAACCCAGTATCGTTTTGCCAGAGCCGGGCGGTGCAATAAAATGGTACGTTGACTGCTGCGGATGCTGTTTTACGTAATCTAGCAACCGCTGCTGATAGGATCGTAAAGTGATATTTTCCATTGAAAATCCTCAAATCTTTGAGAAGTTGTTCAGTCTCCCCATTATTTTCTAAAGAATATAATCATTATTTTTGTAAATCATCTTATCGCAACGAGTTTGCTAAAGCAAGATTGATTCTACACTCTCCTATTTCTTAACTTTCAAACATGATAATGTCCTACTTAACGAGAAGTTAAAATGTCTCTATGCAATATCTAACGGTATTGCATTGTGGATTTTCAGAAAATTATTATTTTGTTACTTGCATCAAAATAAAACCTATGATACGCTACTTTTTAGATAAATAATCGTACAGATAACACGTGCAAACGTGTCGAAAGAGAGGCGATTTCTATTTTTAAATAGAAATGGTCTCTCTTTTTGTGCGAAATATATTTAGAGGTGATCTATTTGCAGAAAAAAATCCATCTGACATCTGCCGTTTTGGCAACGGGTGTCATGTCTTTTGCGGGGGTTTTGATTGAAACCGCCATGAACGTTACTTTTCCAACTTTAATTGAAGAATTTTCTTTATCAACAT is part of the Enterococcus mediterraneensis genome and harbors:
- a CDS encoding carbohydrate ABC transporter permease, whose translation is MSKKKRFSISQLVAFIFLFAMACIWIIPLGYGVLTSFKSEMELMTSGFKVMPIEWVLTNYQELLINNTSTPIIRWFMNSLLISVSHTLLVLIVVSLSAFAYSRLKFKGKHALFSFLLATMMFPSVVNLIPLYKIIDILGWVNTPLAMIVPGAAGVFNIFLVKQFMDNIPKDFDEAAQIDGAGEGTIFFKIILPLIKPVLLVVSLFAFTGSWNDFLWPSIVFNDIEKMPITSGLQLLQGMYVSKPTLLMAGALIAIVPTFILYLFAQKYFLQSMSLSAGVKG
- a CDS encoding carbohydrate ABC transporter permease, producing MLATNTETIATSNKGKHHQTKKIIPWLFIAPHLIIFTIFFLIPVIFGIYVSFTDWDLFGLPTFIGLDNYKELFFQKDSTFYGQLRIGLLNTFKFVLFSVPFCIAVPLVLAAALNTKPKLGKIFQSIFYMPSLFAISAVVIIWTLIFNVNYGPINTMLESDIPWTSTQPYAWVTLVIVTVWWTIGGNMVIYQAALNGIPKDYYEAADIDGASSIQKFLKITLPAIKGQILYTLVMTTIAQFNIYGQPLMLTGGGPANSTRVLLMYIQQNAFGSGQSIAGIASAMAVILGICIMIVSAIQFKLLRKED
- a CDS encoding extracellular solute-binding protein; this translates as MNTKKIAGMVLMAGAGFTLLTGCGGGDSSSTNAGNSKSEITFWNPFVGADGENLKKMVDEYNKTDPEYKIKNVSLKESDMYTKIPTVVNSGKNIPDLNIVHAERIKQYKDNDMLVTFNDALKDFSDIKDENYVPEAWNLGEIDGARYSVPLDIHSWGIYYNKELLDKYLPSALDDNIITFDEIEEIGKKADNDGIRGLGITWAKPNFLSLFAQEGGELSKDGTAPTLDTDATKKAIQRYADMYKEKITTRDGEDPAQLFLAGKMVLYPEGIWMRNQVKEAKFEWGLTNSPQLSNDLSNAVNWASSHQFVMFKNKDRSEEKTKGVMEFLDWVRTNSLEWAKAGQNPATLDLLDNSEYTDMEQSLFVNTPEEQATLKIFDYKYNGYVAEYLDAHALDVVFGKMSVDDFASGMQKEVADKIAKDSSNK
- a CDS encoding ArsR/SmtB family transcription factor, whose protein sequence is MELDLESHSLPVYESLASKTRLKMLKYIGNRKRSIGEISEYLGMSNAIVTRHVQQMEDAGLLHSERGVGINRNKKMVYLKVDDIHIVFPEKVYQGYKLHQTELKIGHFVDFSISPTCGLATPQEVVGKADDPKYFMDTKRVDAALLWFSEGFVEYKIPNMLTDDEDPNMLEISFEIASEFPLSNNIWPSDISIYVNDILVAVYTVPGNFSDTRGRYTPSWWNSNFSQYGLLKHVRINKLDTGIDGEAYSDITIDDLELTKHPFIKLRFSVESNAINKGGMTLFGKGFGNYNQDILINTYYLEKQS
- a CDS encoding DEAD/DEAH box helicase family protein, with the protein product MENITLRSYQQRLLDYVKQHPQQSTYHFIAPPGSGKTILGLAIFEELKRKTLILVPALLLREQWIATTKSFFNIHISIDLLVPGQITIATYQTLYLQLQEDPDFLLRKGIEFLILDEAHHLKKNWGEVVLSLKNSAPSLKSLSLTATSPLDSTQREWKSYLKLNGPIDEEISATELIDKKVLTPYQDFVYFIEADSQGKNSYSSFLAKQDQIIDRLLTDEESVGIISKHPYITNPLQHTTAIYEDFDFYVAMLLFLDRNGFRISASHWRVLGFKRKWHLPDVSPEQVKLLYQWLLSTYPELEIFAFLKKVHWLKEEGLSLYPDFPEGRLLESPQEKIAAINRIIIKEEMYLEEDLCGVVLFDRICEEALDFPENPNYYGTVPQFLSLQTLIQEKTELGMICGRFIIMSEKVVKKYFPRANFHKLTEVPGYLRLKLTDANRREFLQKVTFLLDQKILNCLIGTIALLGEGWNCPSVNTLVLGNKSSSIVQVQQLRGRALRSANNKSLSHLWHLGVYVPEVSWKEQPELSPIMRRLSFIEGISNQQIPDTITSGQARFNFPNEPTKENLENYNQQNFFFAQQRSLLTKFWEESLSKGTHLSMPIIVRQEATSSEFQSKKEQYSELANTRLSFWGALFQGDFLLYLRQQRTRYLWKKECGLRSVFAKSLLSTYQEQQKLSKNISLYIDFNEDQFTVRIKNGTYQEERFFNEALMELLEPVQDTRYLVEINNRYFAVPKDLARNKEAANSFLREIKRKQRNCRLVYTRNLLGRQKLLQARIQALQQRNHKIVQEHLWY